TCATTGAAACTTGATTTACACTACCACTTCCTTCAATAATATGTCCATCAACTGGAATTGTATTTCCAATTCCAACGACAACTATATCTCCAACTTGAATGTTTTCACTTTTTACTAAGATTTCAGTGATTTTATCATCAATCTTTTTTTCTATCCAAGCCTCTTCAACATTTGGTTTTGATAACTCTTTTAATAAATCATCACTTTTATGAACAGTCGTCTCTTCAATATATTCACCAAGTTCAAGCATAGCATTTGTTGAGTTTGCAGCCAAATAATCTTTTCTGTATATTGAAATTGCAACTGCTGCACTTTCTAATACTTTTGAAGTTAAACCTTCATTTAACAACTCTTTTGAACCTTCAACCAATAAAGGAACACAAGCAGCAGTAGTAAGAGTTGCTTTTAAAGCATTATTTGTAATAAATCTTTCTGTTACTAAGGCTGAACTAGCTCTAATTATTCCTTTTATAGAAGGTTCTTCACTACTTACACAAGATACACAAACAGCTGCAACTTCTTCTTCACAAGATTTTAATAACTCTTCAATTGTTAAATTATTTAAAATCTCTTCAATTTTTGAAGTTATATCACTTTTTAATTCAAAGATAATACTGTAAGCTTTTTTATTAATTCTTACACTTTCTATCTCTTTTATTTTTCTAAAGTAATTTTTTAAAATCTCTTCATCAATATATTTTTCTTTTAATAAGAAGAGTTTATATCTTACTCTAAAAGCAGTTTGATGTACTTTTACAAATTTGTTTTTCATTTTTACTGTTCTTGTTGTGCTTGCATTTGAGCTTTTGCGTCTTCGTATCTCTCTTTTAACTCTTCAATTCCAGCTTGAAAAAGTTCACTTCCTTTTCCAAAGGCTTTTAAAATAGTCTCTTGAGCATTTTTATTTGTAAGAAGATAAGTAACAGCAGCACCTAAAAGTGCACCTTTTACAAAATCATTATTTATAAATCCATTAGAATTAGCTACTGGCATTTGATTTTGAGTAGGAGTTTGTAATGAATTTATATTTTGATTAATATAAGGATTTTGATTAATATTTATTCCATTTTGAGTATTTTTAGGTCTACTGTTTTCAATATTAAAATCATATTGATTATTCATAATCTTCCTCCTCAACAGGGATATTTTGATTTGTTAAATATTTTTGGTCAAGTTTTTCTTCAATTACTTCAATTGCATAAATTCCCATCATTCCAATACTTGCAGCTGTTAATGCTTTGAATAATCCACCTTCTTGACCTAAATAATTTGCAGTTGCAATTGCACTTCCTGTAGCAATTGCTCCTTGAGAAGTTCTTTTAATAGTATCTTTAATTGCCTCTTTTTTTGTTATTTGTCTTGATTGTGCTTTTTTATAATTAATTGCTCCACTAATAACAGCACTAGCAACAGCTCCACTAATAACATGACCTAAAACATTTCTTGGTGTTCCGGTATTGATAGTAATATCTTTCATTCTTCTTCCTTAGCTTTTTCTTTTTTCTTCTCTTCTATGCACTCTTTTGTAGCACAAATAGTCTCTTTTATTTCATTTACATTTTCTTTTGTTTTTTCAAATAGTTTTGAAGTTTTTTCTTTTAGTTTGTCTTTATTACTAAAAGCAATAACAGCACCAGCACCTACAGCCAATCCTAATATAAATGGTAAAGCCATTTTTTACTCCTCTTCTTCAATATTTTTTTTTGAAATATAGTTATTTAAAAGTGCAATAATAGCACCACCTAAAACAGCACCACTAACCATAGATAGATTTAATTTTGAAAAGATTTTAGATATTGAACTTTCATCAATATTTCCAGACATAATATCATCTAAAATAACTTGATATTCTCCAAGTTTTTCCATAATATTTTCTTGATTTATATTTGTATTATTTCCATTTGAATAGTGATTTATTACACAATTTCTAAATGCAGGTAGATGATTATTATATGAAGCAGCTTGTAGTTTGAAAAGAGTATCTTTTATATCATCTTCAACTGCATAACCTAATAAATTGTTATACATAGCAATATTTGCTATTTCTCCTGCAACTCCCATTTCACAACACTCAATTAAAGTGTTTGGAATTTCAATTCTTGAAGCCCAATTATTTATTGGAACTTCAATATTATATTTTTGCATTAGTTGAATAAGTGTAGCATAGTGAATAGCTTCTGCCTCTTTAATATTTACAAAAGGTTGAACTAAACCAAATTTTTCAATTATTTTTGTATATGTTTCATAAGCTTTGAACTCATCATATACAGCAATTCTTAAAATCTGAGTTTGAACAGGAATGTCACTATTTATATCAACTCTTGCTTTTATTAATAAGGATTCATCAATATTTTCTTCCATTAAATTACCTCCTTTGCAAGTTTGTTTATGAGTATTGATAACTCTTCTAAATTTTCATTTTTAACTAAATCTTCCCAAAGTTTTGGTTTAAAAATATTTGGGTCGTAAGTAATTGTAACAGATGCAATAATTTTATTTATTTTAATATTTATTATTCCATCTATTTTTTTTGGTAAATCTTCTATATCACTTAAAGAGATATTTCCAGCATTTTGTGTAATTTTTGGATTAACTCTTACTCTTAGCCTTCCAGGAGTATGTGCAATAATAGAAAAATAACTAGCAATTTTTATAATATCATCTGTACTTATCAAAAATAATCCTTTCTTAGATGTATTTTTTCTTTTTAAATATTAAAGTAAACTTATTATAAACTAATAATTATTATCAAAAGATTATTGACATCTTTCACATAAGCCATAAATTGTCATTACATGTTCTTTTAAAATAAAATTGTTTTTACTTGCAATTTTAATTTGATTTAATTCAATTAAATCATCAGTAAACTCAATAATTGTGCCACAAGAAGTACAAATAAGGTGGTCATGATGATCTGAAAGATTAAGTTCATATCTTAAAATCCCATCTCCAATATCTAACTGATTTACAAGTTTCATATCATGAAAAAATTTCATAGCTCTATAAACTGTTGCAATACCGATAGATACATTATAAATTGTTTTTATCTCATTTGATATATCTTCAGCTGTTAGATGTTTTTTTGAAAAGTATAAAACTTTTAAAATATAATCTTTTTGTATTGAATTTTTTAAACCAATTTTTGAAACTTGTTTTTTAAAATTTTTTAAAAATATATTAAATGCTACTTCTTGATTATTTTCCATTAGTTTATACCTTTTATTAAGATAAATATTACACTAAAACCAAGAGTTAGTCCATATAATTTCCATAAATTTTTATGAATTTTTACATTTGTTTTGTACAAAGATGAATTTGAGATTTTTTCATTATTAACATCCATAAAGTTTTTCATATTAAACTCCTTTTATTAAATGAAACTTTAACATTAAATTTCTTAAAAGAATATTGATTGTAATTATCATTTTAAATGAAAATTAAGTATTTCATAAATATAATCAAAAAAAATAAAAAGGATTTTTATGTTAAATGTTACTCTTTTAACATCAGTTGCAAAAAGTGCCTTAGTTGGGGCAGTTGCGACAAAATTGGTTGATACATTAGTCTCTTCAAAAATAAATAATAAAATTGAACAAAATAAATGGCTTAGAGATACAAAATTGGATTTATATTCTAAATTAACAGAAGAGATTATGTTAATTGATGATGAAAATTTTCAAACACAAATTAGAGAAATAAAAAGAATTTCAGCAAAAATCATACTTTTGGTAAATGATAGAAAATTAGAAGAGAAAATTGAAGATTATATAAATAGATTAAACAGATTTTCTCAAAATGAAAAAATTGAGAGAAATGCCTTATCTTTAGTAAATAAAGATATGATTTCTTATTTACAAAAAAATATTCGATTATAGAGGAAACTTTATAATTGAATATTTTCTTTCACTTTTATACTAAAGATTGACTAAAATCATTTTAAACTGATAAATTCTTAGATACACTTTTTTATTAATCATAAAAGGATTTTGATGTTTGGTTTTATTTTTGGTAAAAAAGAGAAAAAATTCAAAAGAGAAAAAACTTTTGTTTGTAAACATTGTAAATACACATGTGAGGGTTGTAATACCAGATTTTGTTATGCCTGTCATGCAAATCCTGGTAATCCTTGCCCTAGATGTGGTAAAACAAATTTACAAGAAAAAGAGATTAAATAGAAATTCTTTTTTAGTTTTAGATTATTATTGAAAAAGAAACACCATATTTATCATTTACAACATTTATTTTACCTCTAAAATGGCTTTCAATAATCATTTTTGACATATAAAGTCCTATTCCATTTCCTTTTTGTTTAGTTGTAAAATATGGTTCAAATATCATATTAATAAATTTATCTTCTATTCCTCCTGCATTATCTGAAATAGTAGTTTTTGAAATATTATTTTTTGTATCAATTGCAATTTTTATTTTAGGTTTTTTTATATTTCTTGAAATAATTGCATCTTTTGAGTTTGTTAAAAGATTTAATATAACTTGGGAATACTCATTTTCATAAGCATAGATTTGTTTATCTTTTATTACATTAAAATCAAATTCTATTTCATGACTTTCAAAAATAGGTTCCATTATATCAAGAGCCTTTTTTACAGCATTACTAATATAAAAAAGCTCTTTTTCTTTATTTAATTTATAAAAATCCATAAAATTATCAATCGTTTTTGACATAAAATCTAATTGTGAATTTGATTCCTCAATTTTTTCATTTAGATATTTTTTATTTATTGGGTTATCTTCAAATGCAAGTTGCAAATTCATATTTATAAAACCAAGATGAGTTAATGGTTGTCTCCATTGATGGGCAATATTATTAATCATCTCTCCCATGGAAGCTAGTTTACTTTTATGAATTAAAAGTTTTTCTTTTTCATTTTTTTCTTTTACTAAAATCTTTAACATATATCCTAATGCAAAACTAAAAATTAAAGATTCTAAAGGAGCTCCTATATGAATTATATAAATATTACTAATAGGAAATATTCTATTTTCAGCAATATAAATAAATATAGATACAACTAACCAACCAAAAGTATAAATAATTGCATATTTATCACCTTTTAAAATAGCTATAAATCCAGCAATAGTTGGAATTAGAAAACCTATATAAAAAGGTAAATACTCATAAAGAATCGAGTATTTATAAATACATATAGCTACTAAATCAAAGATATTTAATAGAATAAAAAAGTTAAAAAAATTATGAACTTTTGGTATTTTTTCTTTTGTATTTAAAATAGTTTGTGTAAATAAAAGTGTAAATAAAAAACTAAGAGTTTCACAAAAATCAACTATTGCTTGGGGAATTGAGTCAGGATATGGTTTATAACTAAAATATACAAAACCAATCAAAGATAATAAAACAAAAAATTGCATTAAGGAGTAATATAAAAAACATCTCATTTTTGTTGAAAAATAGATAATGATATAGTATAAAAAAGCACAAAATATTATTCCATAAGAGATACCATATAAAATACCTTCAAATTTTAATAAATAGGTATATTCAAAATTTGTAATTGTATTCCATCTAAATTCAGCTCGTTTTGGTTTTTCATATTTATAGTGAAAAAATAGTTCATTTTTTTGATTAGAATCTAGTTTTATTACCATTGTATTATTTATTATTTCATAATTTGCATTTGTATAAATTAATGAATTTTTATCAGAAACAATTGTCAAATAATTTATTCTATTTTTTAGTTTTTCTAAATCAATTTTAAATTTGATTGTAAACTCTTTTATCTTTTTTGTTTTATATTCTGTAAAAGAGGCTTCTTTAAAATTTATATTATCTTCAGATATATAATCTTTGATAAAATAGTGTGCTTGTAGGTTTGATATAAATAGGATTAAAAGTAATAAATATTTCATTTTGAAATTATACTTAATTAATATTAATAATAGTTATCATAATTTAGAAAATATTTTGTATAATATGAAATGAGTAGAAATGAATTTAAAAATATAAAGATTTTATTTGTTGAAGATGAAGATAATATTAGAATTAATGCAACTTCATATTTAAAAAGATTGTTTGATGAGGTTTATGAAGCAAAAGATGTAAATGAAGCATTTGAGATTATTGAAGTTAAAAAACCTCATATTATTATAACTGATATAAATTTGCCTAAAACAAATGGTTTAGAGATGGTGAAAAAGATTAGGCAAAAAAATTTAGATACAAAAATTATAGTATTAAGTGCATATACAAAAACTGATTATTTGTTAGAAGCTGTTGAGTTGGGACTTGAAAAATATTTAGTCAAACCAATTCGACATGAAACAATATTTCCAATATTAAATCAATGTGTAAATAAAATAAGAAACAATAACAAAAATCTAAAATATTTTTCAAAAGATTCTTATTTTAATCTTTTGAGTAAATCCTTATTTGTAAATAATGAACAAGTGAAACTAACAAATAAAGAGACAGATTTTTTGACTTTACTTTGTGAAAATAACAACAATTTAGTAACTTATGAAACAATTCAAGCAGTTGTTTGGAATGAATCTTTTATGAGTGAAGATGCAATTCGTTCAGTTGCAAGAAAATTAAGAAGTAAACTTCCAAAGAATTCTTTAGAAAATTTCTCAAAAGTTGGATATAAAATAATTACAATTTTTTAAAAAATTAATAATTATTTTTATCTAACAAAAAAAATAAAAATATCTTTATAAAATCATAAAATAAAAAACTAAATTTACCATAAAATAGTAATTTAAAATCAATTATATTAAAAAAATGTCCTAAAAATGTCTTTGTTAAAAAATTATTTTTATAGGCAAAAATTACTTTTCTACTAAGGAATAATTAAGAAAACAATTGATTTAATTCCATAATTAATTGAGAGTAATTATCATAATTATAATGAAAAAAGGAAACATATGAAAAATATTGAAAGAAAAATAATTCCATTATCACTTTGTTTGTCATTAGCATTATCTGCAAATGCAAAAGCAGAAGAAAAAACTATTCTGGAAGAGATTAAAGTATCTGAAGAGCTTGGATATTATATTAGTGAAGGTACAACAGAAGGGGTAGATTCATATACAACAAAAAGTATGGGAACAGCAACAAAATTAAATTTATCTGTTAAAGATACCCCACAATCTGTAAAAGTATTGACGAACCAATATTTAAAAGATACAAATATAAGTTCTTATCAAGATGTACTTGAAAAAATACCTGGAGTTACTTTAAATAGATGGGATGAAAGAGTTAATGCAAGTGCAAGAGGATTTGATATTGACTATTACAAAATTGATGGAATGCCCACTTATTCAACTTATAATGAAAGAGATTTTGATTTATCTGTATATGATAGAGTTGAATTAGTAAAAGGAGCAAATGGATTAACAACTGGTTATGGTAATCCTTCAATGAGTATTAATCTTGTTAGAAAAAGAGCAAATAGTAAAGAATTAACAGGAGATATTTCAGCAACTGCTGGTTCTTGGGACTCTTATGGAATAGCAGCAGATGTGGGTTCTGCTTTAAATGAAAGTGGAAGTGTAAGAGGAAGAGTTGTTTTAAAACATGAAGAACAAGATTCATATATGGATAATTATAAAAGAGAAAATAATTTATTTTATGGAGTAATAGATTCAGATTTAAGTGATACTACTTATTTATCAACGGGAGTTTCATATCAAAATTTAGATAGAGATGGTGTTAGATGGGGTGGTTTACCTGCTTTTTATAGTGATGGAACAAGAACTGATTTTAGTAGGTCAAAAACTGTAAGTGATGATTGGACTTATTGGAATAGTGAAATAAAATCTGTATTTGCTGATTTAAAACAATATTTACCAAAAGATATGACTTTAAATTTATCT
The genomic region above belongs to Arcobacter ellisii and contains:
- a CDS encoding ferritin-like domain-containing protein; its protein translation is MEENIDESLLIKARVDINSDIPVQTQILRIAVYDEFKAYETYTKIIEKFGLVQPFVNIKEAEAIHYATLIQLMQKYNIEVPINNWASRIEIPNTLIECCEMGVAGEIANIAMYNNLLGYAVEDDIKDTLFKLQAASYNNHLPAFRNCVINHYSNGNNTNINQENIMEKLGEYQVILDDIMSGNIDESSISKIFSKLNLSMVSGAVLGGAIIALLNNYISKKNIEEEE
- a CDS encoding YtxH domain-containing protein, translating into MNNQYDFNIENSRPKNTQNGININQNPYINQNINSLQTPTQNQMPVANSNGFINNDFVKGALLGAAVTYLLTNKNAQETILKAFGKGSELFQAGIEELKERYEDAKAQMQAQQEQ
- a CDS encoding 7TM diverse intracellular signaling domain-containing protein; translation: MKYLLLLILFISNLQAHYFIKDYISEDNINFKEASFTEYKTKKIKEFTIKFKIDLEKLKNRINYLTIVSDKNSLIYTNANYEIINNTMVIKLDSNQKNELFFHYKYEKPKRAEFRWNTITNFEYTYLLKFEGILYGISYGIIFCAFLYYIIIYFSTKMRCFLYYSLMQFFVLLSLIGFVYFSYKPYPDSIPQAIVDFCETLSFLFTLLFTQTILNTKEKIPKVHNFFNFFILLNIFDLVAICIYKYSILYEYLPFYIGFLIPTIAGFIAILKGDKYAIIYTFGWLVVSIFIYIAENRIFPISNIYIIHIGAPLESLIFSFALGYMLKILVKEKNEKEKLLIHKSKLASMGEMINNIAHQWRQPLTHLGFINMNLQLAFEDNPINKKYLNEKIEESNSQLDFMSKTIDNFMDFYKLNKEKELFYISNAVKKALDIMEPIFESHEIEFDFNVIKDKQIYAYENEYSQVILNLLTNSKDAIISRNIKKPKIKIAIDTKNNISKTTISDNAGGIEDKFINMIFEPYFTTKQKGNGIGLYMSKMIIESHFRGKINVVNDKYGVSFSIII
- a CDS encoding Fur family transcriptional regulator, translated to MENNQEVAFNIFLKNFKKQVSKIGLKNSIQKDYILKVLYFSKKHLTAEDISNEIKTIYNVSIGIATVYRAMKFFHDMKLVNQLDIGDGILRYELNLSDHHDHLICTSCGTIIEFTDDLIELNQIKIASKNNFILKEHVMTIYGLCERCQ
- a CDS encoding response regulator transcription factor; translation: MSRNEFKNIKILFVEDEDNIRINATSYLKRLFDEVYEAKDVNEAFEIIEVKKPHIIITDINLPKTNGLEMVKKIRQKNLDTKIIVLSAYTKTDYLLEAVELGLEKYLVKPIRHETIFPILNQCVNKIRNNNKNLKYFSKDSYFNLLSKSLFVNNEQVKLTNKETDFLTLLCENNNNLVTYETIQAVVWNESFMSEDAIRSVARKLRSKLPKNSLENFSKVGYKIITIF